A portion of the Mustela erminea isolate mMusErm1 chromosome 19, mMusErm1.Pri, whole genome shotgun sequence genome contains these proteins:
- the ZNF667 gene encoding zinc finger protein 667 isoform X2, with translation MVEPVRKRRGVDSGSKCETKKLLPNLCNKSGQSIYQKPVSASQKVPTGKRGCKRSSVLIKPRKVHSGKKSLKCNDCGKTFGQSLSLKLHQKSHTGEKPYECSNCRKAFRQISSLILHQKIHNGRKSYECGKCGESFIQRTSLILHVKVHNGKEISDCGKALSQCPPLSVGQKINFVENIHQCGKCGKDFIRMSSLLLHKKIHSGKKRYKCNKCGRGFNKKSALVIHKRNHTGEKTHESEKTLSQSPQQKSHHLENPYKCRVCGKSFNRISSIMLHQRIHMSKKTYKCDKCEKVFRRFSTLILHLRIHNGEKLYRCSKCEKVCNRHSSLIQHQKVHTRKKKLFECKECGKMFSGTANLKIHQNIHSEEKPFKCNKCSKVFGRQSFLIEHQRIHTGEKPYQCEECGKAFSHRISLTRHKRIHTEDRPYECDQCGKAFSQSAHLAQHERIHTGEKPYTCKTCGKAFSQRTSLILHERSHTGEKPYECNECGKAFSSGSDLIRHQRSHSSEKPYECSKCGKAYSRSSSLIRHQNTHSEEKA, from the coding sequence ACTCAGGGTCTAAATGTGAGACCAAGAAGTTACTTCCAAATCTATGCAACAAATCTGGGCAAAGCATCTATCAGAAACCAGTTTCTGCTTCACAGAAGGTTCCCACTGGAAAGAGGGGCTGCAAGAGGAGTTCAGTTCTGATAAAACCCAGGAAGGTACATTCAGggaagaaatctttaaaatgtaatgacTGTGGGAAAACCTTTGGTCAAAGCTTATCTCTTAAACTTCATCAGAAATctcatactggagagaagcctTATGAATGCAGTAATTGTAGAAAAGCTTTCAGACAGATTTCATCCCTCATTCTTCATCAGAAAATTcacaatggaaggaaaagttaTGAATGTGGTAAATGTGGAGAAAGCTTCATTCAGAGAACATCCCTTATTCTACATGTGAAAGTTCATAATGGGAAGGAAATCTCTGACTGTGGGAAGGCCTTGAGTCAGTGCCCACCTCTCAGTGTGGGccagaaaattaattttgttgaGAACATCCACCAGTGTGGAAAGTGTGGAAAAGATTTCATTCGAATGTCATCCCTGTTACTTCATAAGAAAATTcacagtggaaagaaaagatataaatgcAATAAATGTGGGAGAGGCTTCAATAAGAAATCAGCCCTTGTTATACATAAAAGAAATCATACTGGAGAGAAGACCCATGAAAGTGAGAAGACCTTAAGTCAGAGTCCACAGCAGAAAAGTCACCATTTAGAGAATCCTTATAAATGCAGAGTGTGTGGAAAATCCTTTAATAGAATTTCATCCATTATGcttcatcagagaattcatatgTCAAAGAAAACCTACAAATGTGATAAATGCGAGAAGGTCTTCAGGAGGTTTTCAACCCTTATTCTACATCTAAGAATTCATAATGGAGAGAAATTGTACAGATGTAGTAAATGTGAGAAGGTCTGTAATCGGCATTCATCCCTTATTCAACATCAGAAAGTTCatacaaggaaaaagaaactgtttgaatgtaaggaatgtggaaagATGTTTTCTGGAACTGCCAACCTTAAAATACATCAGAACATTCATTCTGAAGAGAAACCTTTCAAATGCAATAAATGCAGTAAGGTTTTTGGCCGACAGTCATTTCTTATtgaacatcagagaattcatactggagaaaaaccctatCAGTGTGaggaatgtggaaaagccttcagtCACCGAATATCTCTTACTCGACATAAGAGAATTCATACTGAAGATAGACCATATGAATGTGATcagtgtgggaaggccttcagtCAGAGTGCACACCTTGCCCAACATGAAagaattcacactggagaaaaaccatATACATGCAAAacatgtgggaaggcctttagtCAACGGACATCCCTTATTCTGCATGAAAGAagtcatactggagagaaaccgtatgaatgtaatgaatgtgggaaggcctttagcAGTGGTTCGGATCTTATTCGGCATCAGAGAAGTCATTCTTCAGAGAAACCATATGAATGCAGTAAATGTGGGAAGGCATATAGTCGGAGTTCATCCCTGATTCGacatcagaatacacattctgaAGAAAAAGCttaa